A region from the Onychostoma macrolepis isolate SWU-2019 chromosome 18, ASM1243209v1, whole genome shotgun sequence genome encodes:
- the lepa gene encoding leptin a has protein sequence MYFPALLYPCILGTLSLVHGIPVHQDSLKNLVKLQADTIILRIKDHNEKLKLSPKLVIGGPELYPEVPADKPLQGLGSIIDTLTTFQKVLQRLPRGHVSQIRNDLSTLLGHLKERMNSMRCTLKEPANEGSLDAFLENNATHHITFGHLALDRLKRFMQKLIANLDLLKSC, from the exons ATGTATTTTCCAGCTCTTCTCTACCCCTGCATTTTGGGCACGCTCAGTCTGGTTCATGGCATTCCTGTTCATCAGGATAGCCTGAAAAACTTGGTCAAACTGCAGGCAGACACCATCATCCTCAGAATCAAGGATCACAATGAGAAG CTGAAACTATCTCCAAAGCTCGTCATTGGCGGTCCAGAACTTTACCCTGAGGTTCCTGCTGATAAACCCCTCCAAGGTCTCGGGTCTATCATAGACACACTAACTACCTTCCAGAAGGTTCTTCAAAGGCTGCCCAGGGGGCATGTGAGCCAGATACGCAATGATTTGTCCACACTTCTGGGTCACCTGAAGGAAAGAATGAACTCTATGCGTTGCACACTCAAGGAGCCAGCTAACGAGGGGTCACTGGACGCTTTCTTGGAGAACAACGCCACCCACCACATTACTTTTGGGCACTTGGCTTTAGACAGACTGAAACGGTTCATGCAAAAGCTGATAGCTAATCTGGACCTTTTGAAAAGCTGctaa
- the rbm28 gene encoding RNA-binding protein 28, giving the protein MPAVTLFVRRLPATATNENLAEVFSEIGPLKNCFVVRDRETEKCRGFGYVTFSMEDDAQRALKEVREFEGEKIFVTVAKKKPDDKKKKKKLKTEGDSEDKKKPKHEPTETKSPAKNTGIKKNKLKARLIIRNLSFMCEEADLKQIFSEFGTVTEAKIPLKPDGKKRGFAFVQFRNMAEAGKALAAMNLKEIKDRQVAVDWAIAKDKYLTNQSAGAAGTIKEENVNSKGAGADGNEKEAKKKPTSQEEKDDSESEVEEEASEDDDDDDDEANSSEEDDAENDSESQQTDSDASESEDDEKDDYDDDDSDNKQTPPKKKRDPLPSDVNEGKTIFIRNLAFDTDEEGLEEVLLQFGELKYVRVVMSVDTGYSKGCAFAQFKTKEAADKCIAAAEDEKEFGGIRVDGRRLNILPAVNREDAAKFKDKKVKTHTGSRNLYLAREGLIRPGSKSAEGVSETDLAKRTRFEELKRAKLKDINVYVSKTRLCVHNLPKNVDQQKLQKFCLSAAGGKGVHITECRVMYDKKPIRGQVIGKSLGYGFVEFKEHEHALQALRHLNNNPDIFGPQKRPIVEFSLEDGRKLKLKAMRLENSKKQLKKGSSQKGEQLPQQQHLEKKKGPLRKGNAANAVKQEKEQGSQYSGFMTKPEVEHVELKDGKKRPKVLHMPSHRGPKIRKRDKGKQPMVQPKKQKKVPSRNERKVSTFFEKSGMNREQNGKPARKKFQNREDVRFDTLVNQYKKKLMGTSNTKTAIKKSKWFS; this is encoded by the exons agaCTGAAAAATGTCGTGGCTTTGGATATGTTACATTCTCAATGGAAGATGACGCACAGCGGGCCCTAAAAGAAGTCAGAGAGTTTGAAGGCGAGAAGATATTTGTAACTGTGGCCAAGAAAAAACCTGATGataagaaaaagaagaagaaactcAAAACAGAAGGAG ATTCAGAAGATAAAAAGAAACCAAAGCATGAACCAACTGAAACCAAAAGTCCTGCAAAGAATACAGGCATAAAGAAGAACAAACTGAAAGCTCGACTGATCATCAGAAATCTCAGTTTTATG TGTGAAGAAGCTGATTTAAAACAGATCTTCTCTGAGTTTGGAACAGTGACGGAGGCCAAGATTCCCTTAAAACCAG ATGGAAAGAAGCGAGGTTTTGCATTTGTGCAGTTTAGGAACATGGCAGAAGCTGGTAAAGCTCTGGCTGCGATGAACCTGAAGGAGATCAAAG acagacaggtagcTGTGGACTGGGCCATTGCAAAAGACAAGTATCTCACCAACCAGTCAGCTGGAGCAGctg GAACCATCAAAGAAGAGAATGTGAATTCTAAAGGTGCAGGAGCTGATGGGAATGAAAAAGAGGCCAAGAAAAA GCCCACATCACAGGAAGAAAAGGATGACTCTGAGTCAGAAGTAGAAGAAGAGGCATCCgaggatgatgatgacgatgatgatgaaGCCAATAGTAGTGAAGAGGATGATGCAGAAAATGACTCTGAATCTCAGCAGACAGACAGTGATGCCAGTGAATCTGAAGACGACGAAAAAGACGACTACGATGATGATGACTCCGACAACAAACAAA CTCCTCCAAAGAAGAAGAGAGACCCTCTTCCTTCAGATGTGAATGAGGGAAAAACCATTTTCATCAG AAATCTGGCCTTTGACACAGATGAAGAGGGTTTGGAAGAAGTGTTGTTGCAGTTTGGTGAGCTAAAATACGTACGTGTGGTGATGAGCGTAGACACGGGATATTCAAAAG GTTGTGCTTTTGCTCAATTCAAAACTAAAGAAGCGGCAGACAAATGTATCGCTGCTGCTGAAGATGAAAAAGAG TTTGGTGGCATTAGGGTTGATGGCAGGAGATTGAACATTTTGCCTGCCGTAAACAGAGAAGACGCTGCCAAATTCAAGGACAAGAAAGTGAAAACTCACACAGGCTCCAGGAACCTTTATCTCGCCAGAGAGGGCT TGATTCGTCCCGGATCCAAGTCTGCAGAGGGAGTTTCAGAAACTGACTTGGCCAAGAGGACAAGA TTTGAGGAGCTGAAAAGGGCAAAGTTAAAGGACATTAACGTTTATGTGTCTAAAACACGGCTGTGTGTTCATAACCTGCCTAAGAATGTGGATCAACAGAAACTTCAGAAGTTCTGCCTCTCTGCTGCTGGTGGTAAAGGGGTCCACATTACTGag TGTCGTGTGATGTATGACAAGAAGCCTATTCGAGGTCAGGTGATCGGCAAGTCTCTGGGATATGGCTTTGTGGAGTTTAAGGAGCACGAACATGCTCTACAAGCCCTACGTCACCTCAACAACAACCCAGACATCTTTGGACCCCAAAAG AGACCCATAGTGGAGTTCTCTCTAGAGGATGGAAGGAAGCTGAAACTTAAAGCCATGCGTTTGGAAAACAGCAAG AAGCAACTCAAAAAAGGCAGTAGCCAAAAAGGAGAGCAACTGCCGCAGCAGCAGCATTTAGAGAAGAAGAAAGGACCCTTGAGGAAAGGAAATGCAGCTAATGCTGTTAAACAGGAGAAGGAACAAGGAAGCCAGTATAGCGGCTTTATGACCAAACCAGAGGTGGAGCATGTAGAGCTGAAGGATGGGAAAAAACGCCCCAAGGTTCTGCACATGCCTTCACACAGAGGCCCAAAGATCAG GAAACGTGATAAAGGGAAACAACCCATGGTACAACCCAAGAAACAGAAGAAAGTGCCCAGCAGGAATGAGAGAAAGGTGTCTACTTTCTTTGAGAAATCCGGCATGAACAGGGAACAG AATGGCAAACCTGCAAGGAAAAAGTTCCAGAACCGAGAGGATGTCCGCTTTGACACACTGGTGAACCAGTACAAAAAGAAACTAATGGGAACATCAAATACTAAGACTGCAATCAAAAAGAGCAAATGGTTCAGCTGA